The genomic DNA CCATCCATTTCAGTTATATAATCCCCATTCCTTTGCCCGATATGCATCACAATTTGGTACAACAACATTGATTAATGACAATTTGGTCCTTGCTTTGCAATTAGAAAAAAAGAAAGCGTTTTCTTTATTGAACGAATTGCGTAATATCCCAGTCTCTATGTATTGGTGGTGCCGCTTTGATTCCCAAACGGAATTACTTAATGAAGAACATGTTTTCTCACATGGAAATATCAAAGCATGGCTCGACCATGATGCTGTTTTGCAGGGTGGTGAATTGACTGGCTGGCCAAAACTCCTTGATGGAGATGATATGATGCTTCACTGGATACAGGAAGCCAAAAGAATGAGGAAAAAGATTGAAGGACATTTTCCAGGTGCATCAGAAAAAACGCTCGCGAAAATGATGCTCTTGGGAGCTGATTGCGACCACGAAGCCATGACTGGGAAAGAAGTATTGAACAGGCTGTTGCAAGGATATATGGTTTCGCTGCGCTATTCTTCGATTCGACCTGATCTGCCGCAGCTTCTGGACGAAATCCATGAGATGGGAATCGCTGTGTACGATAAATTTATATTTACAACGGATGGAGCAACATCTTCATTTTACGAACAGGGAATTATTGACAATATGATCCGGATTGCTATTGAAAAAGGAGTTCCTCCAATCGATGCCTATAATATGGCAACCATAAATATTGCGAAATACTATAATATCGATTATTTACATGGGAATATTGCGACAGGAAGAGTTGCTAATATCAATTTTATAACAGATGAGAAAAATCCTACTCCTATTTCCGTTCTTTCTAAAGGAAAATGGGTGAAGCGAGATGGGAAAGATTGCTGGGACTTTCCAATGCTTGAATGGAGCGAGCATGGATTTGAACCGCTCTCAATTGATTGGGACTTGTCAGCAGATGATTTGCAATTTTCCATGCCTTTCGGAATTAAAATGGAAAACTCTGTTATTACGAAACCATATTCAGTCAACTTAGATGTTTCGGTCGATAAATTATCCTTGTCACATGACGAGTGTTTCTTTATGCTGATCGACCGAAACGGCAAATGGAGGATTAATACGATTGTAAAAGGATTTGCACGGGAACTCCACGGACTCGTAAGTTCATTTTCCAATACCGGTGACATCATTTTGATCGGTAAAAATAAACAGGATATGTTAGTTGCGTTTAATCGGATGAAGGAAATCGGAGGAGGAATTGTCATTTCAGAAAACGGAGAAATTGTAAAAGAAATTCCTCTTCAACTTAAGGGGATTATGTCTTCAAAAAAAGTGGAGGATTTAATTGAGGAAGAAAAACAACTGTCAAAATACTTGCGGGAGAAAGGATACCGCTTTGCCGACCCGATCTATTCATTGCTGTTTTTCTCTTCAACTCACTTGCCCTATATACGTATTATTCAGCAAGGAATGTACGATGTTATGAATAAAATAGTACTCTTTCCATCGATAATGCGTTAAAATATAAAAGTGATAAAGCAATTTAGCAACGGGCGAATGGAATATTTTAGGGGATGTGGGAGTGTATTAATATGATAAAAAAATGGGTCGTTGCTGGCTCCATTATGCTTCTGCTTTTGACAGGCTGCAACAAGGAGGAAAAAACCAACGTAAACGAAAAAAAAGAATCAGATGAAGCGGTTCAGGAAACAGCAACAAAAAATGAGTTTTCCTACCGATTCCCTTTAACGGGAATCGGTACAGAAGAACAAACGAAACGCCGGGCAATCGCTGTTGTGATTAATAATCACCCTGCTGCCAGGCCGCAGTCAGGCTTGAATAAAGCAGACATCGTTTATGAGGTGCTGGCAGAAGGTGATGTAACAAGACTTCTCGCCGTCTTTCAAAGTGAAATGCCTGATCAGGTTGGACCTGTCCGAAGTGCTCGAGACTATCTTATCGAGCTTGCCAAGGGTTTTAACAGCTTGTTTATTGCGCATGGCTACAGTCCGGAAGCAAAAAAAATGCTAGAACAAGGATATATTGACAACTTAAATGGGATGAAGTATGATGGCACTCTGTTTAAGAGGGTAGATTTTCGAAAAGCTCCTCATAATTCGTATATTTCGTTTGCAAATATTAAAAAAGGAGCTGAGTTAAACAATTATGATTTAACGGAAAGTCCTGATCCGTTGAAATTTTATCAAAAAGATGAGCTTGCCAAGATAACTGGCAAGAAAGCAAGTTCTGTTATGATTTCCTATTTTTCCAATGATTTGTTCAATGTCAGCTATGAATACGATCCTAAGCTTGAGAAATACAGACGCTACACAAACGAAGAACAGACGGTAGACTATGAAACAAAAGAGCCGGTGCTCATTGACAATATTTTGATTCTTGAAATGGAACATAAAGTGATTGACAATTACGGCAGGCGTGATATCAACTTAACTTCAGGCGGAAAAGGGTATTTGTTGCAAAAAGGGAAATGGAACGAAATAGAATGGAAAAACAAGGAAGGCAAAATTATTCCATATTTAAATGGGGAAGAAGCATCATTCGTGCCCGGAAAAACATGGGTTAATGTGATTCCGTCTGATCCAGGATTAACGGAATCTGTTTCATTTGAATCTAATTAAAATAATATTTCTATCTTAAAGGAGTATTAAATATGCAAATTGATAAATTAAGAGGCAAGCAACTTGATCAATTGTTTAAAGCAATCCTTTCTTTAAGAGATCTGGAAGAATGCTACCGTTTCTTTGATGATCTTTGCACAGTCAATGAAATCCAGTCGCTAGCCCAGCGTTTAGAAGTAGCCCGTATGCTCCGTGAGGGAAATACGTATCATAAGATTGAAACAGAAACAGGAGCCAGCACTGCTACGATCTCACGCGTGAAACGCTCCTTAAACTACGGAAACGACGCCTATGCAATTGCATTAGATCGAATAAAAGAACAAGAATCTGTAAGTGAAAAATAACCTCTTAAACCGAAGACTGCTTCGGTTTTTTCTTTTTGTCTAGCTCAAGCGCCTAGGTCCTCGGGGTCATAAGCTAACCTCCTTTGGTGGATGAAGAGCTGCCTCCCCGTAAGCTGTCTTATGCTCGTCGGACTTGATCAATGCGCTTGCGCTTTTCCTTTTTGATTACTTTTAACAATGCTATAATGGTGTAATGGAAGTATTAATGGGAGGCAGTTGGCAATGTATGATATTCGCGAGTGGCGCCATGTGTTTAAGCTCGATCCAAATAGATCCATTAACGATGAAGATCTCGAAAGAATCTGTGAATCTGGAACAGATGCTGTTATTGTTGGGGGAACAGAAGGTATTACCCTTGAAAATGTTCTAAATTTAATGGCTCGAATCCGCAAATTTTCGGTTCCTTGTGTGTTGGAGGTTTCAACTATTGATTCTGTCACGCCTGGATTTGATTTCTATTTTATCCCAACGGTATTAAACAGCCGTGATTCTAAGTGGATCACTGGATTGCATCAGCAAGCAGTGAAGGAATACGGGAAGATTATGAACTGGGAAGAAATTATTATGGAGGGCTACTGTATATTAAATCAAGACTGTAAGGCTGCCTGGCTAACAAGTGCAGATGTAAATCTTGATAAAGAGGATGTCAAGTCGTTTGCGATGATGTCTGAAAAAATGTTCCATTTACCGGTTTTTTATCTTGAGTACAGCGGCAAATACGGAGATCCGGAGTTAGTCCGCGAGGTAAAAGAAGTGCTTGAAGAAACGGTTCTTTTTTATGGCGGTGGAATTGAATCGGCAGAACAGGCAAAGGAAATGGCAGCCCATGCAGATGTGATTGTCGTAGGCAATGCAGTTTATAAAAATTTGGCCGAGGCTTTAAAAACAGTTTCTGCAGTTAAATCATAAAATCCCGGTTGAAGAGAAGGCAAAGGGACTAATGTAGAATAGGAACAAACGTTCGTTTGGTGGTGAAAAATAAAATGCAATTTTTAACTGAAAAATTGTTGAGTGGATTGAATCCACAGCAACAAAAGGCCGTCAAGGCAACGGACGGGCCTCTTTTAATTATGGCCGGAGCCGGAAGCGGAAAAACGAGAGTGTTGACACACCGCATCGCCTATTTGATGGTCGAAAAAGGTGTAAATCCTTACAATATTCTAGCAATTACGTTTACAAACAAAGCAGCCCGTGAAATGAAAGAACGGATTCAAAATTTGATTGGCGGCGCCGGAGAGGAAATCTGGATATCAACCTTTCACTCGATGTGTGTAAGAATCTTACGGAGAGATATCGACAGGATCGGATTTAACAGAAATTTTACCATTCTCGATGCAACAGATCAGCAATCAGTGATTAAAGGTATTTTGAAAGACAAAAACATAGACCCGAAAAAGTCTGATCCGCGGGCGATATTAGGGTCTATCAGCTCGGCAAAAAACGAACTTATTGATCCTGAAGAATTTTCGAAGACAGCCGGAGGTTATTACGAGCAGGTTGTCAGTGATATCTATACTGAATACCAGAAACGGCTCCGCAAAAATCAGGCGCTTGATTTCGACGATCTAATCATGACAACCATTCAATTGTTCAAGCGTGTTCCTGAGGTTCTTGAATATTATCAACGAAAATTCCAGTACATTCATGTCGATGAGTATCAGGATACGAATAAAGCACAATATATGCTAGTAAAAATGCTGGCTGCACGATTTAAGAATTTGTGTGTTGTCGGAGATTCAGACCAATCAATTTACCGATGGCGCGGAGCGGATATTGCCAATATTTTATCTTTTGAAAAAGACTATCCGAATGCCCAAGTTATTTTATTAGAACAAAATTACCGCTCGACAAAGAGAATTTTGTTAGCGGCAAATGAAGTAATTGCCAATAACGTAAACCGCAAGCCTAAAAATCTTTGGACGGAAAACGCTGAAGGAAATAAGATTGTTTATTACCGAGCGGTTAGCGAACAGGCAGAAGCACAGTTTGTTGCGGGAAAAATTAAAGAAATGGTTGAAAGCGGGAAGCGGCGGCTTTCTGATATCGCTATTTTGTACAGGACAAATGCCCAGTCGCGTGTAATGGAGGAAGTGCTTCTGAAATCGAATATCGAATACTCGATCGTCGGCGGGATTAAATTCTACGACCGCAAAGAAATTAAAGATATCCTCTCTTATCTTCGCTTGATTGCCAATCCGGATGATGATATCAGTCTGCAACGTGTGATCAACGTACCTAAAAGAGGCATAGGATCAAGCTCGATTGATAAAATCGCGAACTTTGCGCTGAGCCATGACATGTCGATGTACCAAGCGCTTGAGGCAATCGATATGATTGGCTTGAGCCCAAAAATTGCGAAAGCGGCGGCTGAATTCCGCGATTTCATTCAAAATTATTCAAGAATGCAAGAGTATTTATCTGTAACGGAACTCGTTGATGAAGTCCTTGATAAATCAGGCTACCGCGAAATGCTGAAAGCGGAAAGATCACTCGAAGCTCAGAGCCGGCTTGAAAACTTGGAGGAATTTCTTTCTGTTACGAAAAACTTTGAAGAAACGAGCGAAGATAAAAGCTTAATAGCGTTCTTAACAGATTTAGCGCTTGTTGCAGATATTGACAGTCTTGATGAAGACGGCCAAAAAACAGATGCGGTCGTGTTAATGACATTGCACTCTGCAAAAGGGCTTGAATTTCCGGTAGTCTTTTTAATTGGCATGGAGGAAGGAGTATTCCCACATAGCCGTTCGTTAATGGAAGAAGCGGAAATGGAAGAGGAGCGCCGTCTTGCTTATGTCGGTATCACTCGTGCCGAAGAAGAGCTTTATATAACCAACGCTCAGATGAGGACGCTATTTGGACAGACAAAAATGAATCCTGAATCACGTTTTATTAAAGAGATCCCTGAAGATGTTTTAGAGGTAATTCATAAGGTTCAGAGTCAGGCTTCTACGTCTGGGATGCCGAAACAACCCGAAAGGCGTCCGGTAATGAGACCGGCGACAGCCACTACCGGAGGCGATGGTATCAACTGGAAAGTGGGAGATAAGGCAGAGCATGGCAAATGGGGGGTTGGCATCGTTGTTAGTGTAAAAGGCGAGGGTGAAGGAACTGAGCTCGATATTGTTTTTCCAAACCCGATTGGAATCAAACGGCTGCTGGCAAAATTTGCCCCAATTAAAAAAGCATGAAGTCCTTTTCACATTTACTTTCTAACGTTAATCTCTATATGGAAGGGTTGGGCTTATGGATTTACAAACAGTTGAAAAGCGAATAAAAGATTTGCAAAATCTTCTTAATCAATATAACTATGAATACCATGTCCTTGATAAGCCATCCGTACCAGATGCCGAGTATGACCGCCTTATGCTTGAACTGGTTGAATTGGAATCCCAGTTTCCGCAATTCAAGACTCCTGATTCACCTACCCAGCGTATAGGCGGAGAAGTTCTTGATACGTTTAAAAAGGTGGAGCATCGAACGCCGATGCTCAGTCTTAGCAATGCATTCAATGAGCAGGACTTGCGTGATTTTGATCGGCGCATTCGCCAAATAATCGGGAACGACTTCTCATACGTGTGCGAGCTGAAAATCGATGGACTTGCCGTGTCTCTTCGTTATGAAAACGGCATATTTGTTCAGGGTGCAACAAGAGGAGACGGTACAACCGGAGAAGATATTACAGCAAACTTGAGAACAATTCGCTCGATTCCATTGAGGCTTAACGAGCCGGTAACAATTGAAGTTCGCGGCGAAGCTTTCATGCCAAGGCGGTCTTTTGAAGCATTAAACAAAGTCCGCAAAGAACGTGGCGAAGAACCGTTTGCAAACCCGAGAAATGCAGCTGCTGGTTCTCTAAGGCAGCTTGATCCGCGGATTGCTGCATCCCGCAATCTTGACATCTTCCTCTACGGAATCGGTGATGTTGGGGAAACCGGGATAACGAGCCACAGTGAAGGCCTTGATTTTCTTGAAAAGCTTGGGTTCAAAACGAATAAAGAGCGCAAGACTTGTGCGAACATTGATGAAGTGATTGAGTTTGTCAACAGCTGGGTTGAAAAACGTCAGAGTCTGGCATATGACATTGACGGCATTGTGATTAAAGTAGACTCTTTAGAGCAGCAAAGAGTGCTTGGAACAACAGCCAAAAGCCCGCGCTGGGCAATTGCCTATAAGTTTCCGGCAGAAGAGGTTGTTACGATTTTAAAAGATATCGAACTGAGTGTAGGGCGTACAGGAGTTGTCACTCCGACTGCGATTTTAGAACCGGTCCGGGTTGCAGGGACTGTGGTGCAAAGGGCATCTTTGCACAATGAAGATTTAATACGTGAAAAAGATATCAAGATCGGTGACCATGTTGTTGTGAAAAAGGCCGGTGACATTATTCCGGAAGTTGCCAATGTGCTGGCAGACAAGAGAACCGGTGAAGAAAAAGATTTCCACATGCCAACTCATTGCCCGGAATGTGAGAGTGAATTAGTCCGGCTTAACGGAGAAGTGGCTCTTCGTTGCATAAATCCGAAATGCCCGGCTCAGATCCGTGAGGGACTTATTCATTTTGTCTCAAGAAATGCCATGAATATAGAGGGGCTTGGAGAGAAAGTTATTTCCCAGCTTTTTTCAGCCAATCTGGTACATGATGTAGCTGACATTTATAAATTAACCCGGGAACAGCTGATTGGACTGGAAAGAATGGGTGAAAAATCCGTTAATAACTTGCTTCAGGCGATTGAAGCTTCGAAGCAAAATTCGCTTGAAAGACTTCTTTTCGGGCTTGGAATTCGCCATGTCGGTGCAAAAGCAGCCAAAACGCTTGCGATGGAATTCGGAACAATGGACAGACTGGCGTCTGCAAGCAGAGAAGAGCTAACAGCCATCAATGAAATTGGGGAGAAAATGGCTGATTCCATCGTAACATTTTTTGAAATGGAAGAAGTCAGAGAATTAATCCAGGAATTAAAAGCTTCCGGAGTCAATATGGAATACAAGGGCCCAGCCCCGGTTACACGTACGGAATCAGAATCTTTCTTTTCTGGTAAGACAATCGTGTTAACAGGAAAATTGGCACAGCTTACAAGAAATGAAGCAAAGGAAAGAATTGAGGCTCTTGGCGGAAATGTAGCCGGAAGCGTGAGTAAGAAAACGGATCTTGTCATTGCAGGAGAAGACGCTGGTTCGAAACTTACAAAGGCAGAGGAGCTTGGAATTGAGGTTTGGAACGAGGAGAGGCTGCTTGAAGAATTAACGAAATAGAGGTGGAAATGCGGTGAGAAAACTCTCAATAATCGCGTTATCTCTCGTCCTCTTGCTGACTGCATGTGCGCCGAATTTTCAAAAGCAGGAGGAAGTCGTCCAAAAAACAGACGATTCGAAAAAAGAAAAAGCGATTATTCCTAAATACAAAATTTCGGATAAGTACTATCGAACAATTATGCCTTTTGAGCCGAGTCAAGCTCGCGGCCTTGTTGTGGAAAATCTTAATACAAGATATGACATTAATGAATTTGAAACAGGCTTGATGAGGCTGGCCCAAAATATATTTGATCCTGATAAATATGTATTTAG from Bacillus methanolicus MGA3 includes the following:
- a CDS encoding heptaprenylglyceryl phosphate synthase, encoding MYDIREWRHVFKLDPNRSINDEDLERICESGTDAVIVGGTEGITLENVLNLMARIRKFSVPCVLEVSTIDSVTPGFDFYFIPTVLNSRDSKWITGLHQQAVKEYGKIMNWEEIIMEGYCILNQDCKAAWLTSADVNLDKEDVKSFAMMSEKMFHLPVFYLEYSGKYGDPELVREVKEVLEETVLFYGGGIESAEQAKEMAAHADVIVVGNAVYKNLAEALKTVSAVKS
- the ligA gene encoding NAD-dependent DNA ligase LigA — translated: MDLQTVEKRIKDLQNLLNQYNYEYHVLDKPSVPDAEYDRLMLELVELESQFPQFKTPDSPTQRIGGEVLDTFKKVEHRTPMLSLSNAFNEQDLRDFDRRIRQIIGNDFSYVCELKIDGLAVSLRYENGIFVQGATRGDGTTGEDITANLRTIRSIPLRLNEPVTIEVRGEAFMPRRSFEALNKVRKERGEEPFANPRNAAAGSLRQLDPRIAASRNLDIFLYGIGDVGETGITSHSEGLDFLEKLGFKTNKERKTCANIDEVIEFVNSWVEKRQSLAYDIDGIVIKVDSLEQQRVLGTTAKSPRWAIAYKFPAEEVVTILKDIELSVGRTGVVTPTAILEPVRVAGTVVQRASLHNEDLIREKDIKIGDHVVVKKAGDIIPEVANVLADKRTGEEKDFHMPTHCPECESELVRLNGEVALRCINPKCPAQIREGLIHFVSRNAMNIEGLGEKVISQLFSANLVHDVADIYKLTREQLIGLERMGEKSVNNLLQAIEASKQNSLERLLFGLGIRHVGAKAAKTLAMEFGTMDRLASASREELTAINEIGEKMADSIVTFFEMEEVRELIQELKASGVNMEYKGPAPVTRTESESFFSGKTIVLTGKLAQLTRNEAKERIEALGGNVAGSVSKKTDLVIAGEDAGSKLTKAEELGIEVWNEERLLEELTK
- the pcrA gene encoding DNA helicase PcrA, which translates into the protein MQFLTEKLLSGLNPQQQKAVKATDGPLLIMAGAGSGKTRVLTHRIAYLMVEKGVNPYNILAITFTNKAAREMKERIQNLIGGAGEEIWISTFHSMCVRILRRDIDRIGFNRNFTILDATDQQSVIKGILKDKNIDPKKSDPRAILGSISSAKNELIDPEEFSKTAGGYYEQVVSDIYTEYQKRLRKNQALDFDDLIMTTIQLFKRVPEVLEYYQRKFQYIHVDEYQDTNKAQYMLVKMLAARFKNLCVVGDSDQSIYRWRGADIANILSFEKDYPNAQVILLEQNYRSTKRILLAANEVIANNVNRKPKNLWTENAEGNKIVYYRAVSEQAEAQFVAGKIKEMVESGKRRLSDIAILYRTNAQSRVMEEVLLKSNIEYSIVGGIKFYDRKEIKDILSYLRLIANPDDDISLQRVINVPKRGIGSSSIDKIANFALSHDMSMYQALEAIDMIGLSPKIAKAAAEFRDFIQNYSRMQEYLSVTELVDEVLDKSGYREMLKAERSLEAQSRLENLEEFLSVTKNFEETSEDKSLIAFLTDLALVADIDSLDEDGQKTDAVVLMTLHSAKGLEFPVVFLIGMEEGVFPHSRSLMEEAEMEEERRLAYVGITRAEEELYITNAQMRTLFGQTKMNPESRFIKEIPEDVLEVIHKVQSQASTSGMPKQPERRPVMRPATATTGGDGINWKVGDKAEHGKWGVGIVVSVKGEGEGTELDIVFPNPIGIKRLLAKFAPIKKA
- a CDS encoding adenine deaminase C-terminal domain-containing protein translates to MLEQRYRWKNKHLREHVSVLDGKLPPTILLKNARYLNQTFRKWMTANIWIYEDRIVYVGEKMPENIEGCEIYDCSDVLLVPGYIEPHAHPFQLYNPHSFARYASQFGTTTLINDNLVLALQLEKKKAFSLLNELRNIPVSMYWWCRFDSQTELLNEEHVFSHGNIKAWLDHDAVLQGGELTGWPKLLDGDDMMLHWIQEAKRMRKKIEGHFPGASEKTLAKMMLLGADCDHEAMTGKEVLNRLLQGYMVSLRYSSIRPDLPQLLDEIHEMGIAVYDKFIFTTDGATSSFYEQGIIDNMIRIAIEKGVPPIDAYNMATINIAKYYNIDYLHGNIATGRVANINFITDEKNPTPISVLSKGKWVKRDGKDCWDFPMLEWSEHGFEPLSIDWDLSADDLQFSMPFGIKMENSVITKPYSVNLDVSVDKLSLSHDECFFMLIDRNGKWRINTIVKGFARELHGLVSSFSNTGDIILIGKNKQDMLVAFNRMKEIGGGIVISENGEIVKEIPLQLKGIMSSKKVEDLIEEEKQLSKYLREKGYRFADPIYSLLFFSSTHLPYIRIIQQGMYDVMNKIVLFPSIMR
- a CDS encoding DUF3048 domain-containing protein; translated protein: MIKKWVVAGSIMLLLLTGCNKEEKTNVNEKKESDEAVQETATKNEFSYRFPLTGIGTEEQTKRRAIAVVINNHPAARPQSGLNKADIVYEVLAEGDVTRLLAVFQSEMPDQVGPVRSARDYLIELAKGFNSLFIAHGYSPEAKKMLEQGYIDNLNGMKYDGTLFKRVDFRKAPHNSYISFANIKKGAELNNYDLTESPDPLKFYQKDELAKITGKKASSVMISYFSNDLFNVSYEYDPKLEKYRRYTNEEQTVDYETKEPVLIDNILILEMEHKVIDNYGRRDINLTSGGKGYLLQKGKWNEIEWKNKEGKIIPYLNGEEASFVPGKTWVNVIPSDPGLTESVSFESN
- a CDS encoding YerC/YecD family TrpR-related protein is translated as MQIDKLRGKQLDQLFKAILSLRDLEECYRFFDDLCTVNEIQSLAQRLEVARMLREGNTYHKIETETGASTATISRVKRSLNYGNDAYAIALDRIKEQESVSEK